The proteins below come from a single Zea mays cultivar B73 chromosome 8, Zm-B73-REFERENCE-NAM-5.0, whole genome shotgun sequence genomic window:
- the LOC103636202 gene encoding ABC transporter B family member 4 isoform X3 — MSSDTLVIQDALGEKAGKLIQLSSTFFSGFIIAFTRGWLLTLVMLTSLPLIAVAGIVSSHFLTNISSKKLASYGDAGDTVEQTIGAIRTVVSFNGENKAIAAYKSLIKKAYRTDVLEGLINGFGMGSVFCILFSSYGLAFWYGGKLVVDKGYTGGKIITVLFAVLTGAMSLGGATPSVSSIAQGQSAAYRLFETIGRKPEIDSGDTSGVVLEDIKGDVELKDVRFRYPARPEQLILDGLTLRVGSGTTMAMVGESGSGKSTVISLVERFYDPHGGEVLIDGVNIKNLRLSWIREKISLVSQEPLLFMTSIKDNIMYGKGDATVEEVRRAAELANAANFIDKLPDGYDTMVGQRGTQLSGGQKQRIAIARAILKDPKILLLDEATSALDVESERVVQEALNRIMVERTTLVVAHRLSTVRNVDCITVLRQGKIVEQGPHDVLVKDPNGAYSQLIRLQETRADERRKTADSGSGVPDHSRSKSTSLSQSLARRSLLNKDSFGSSSSNRYSFKNPLGLAVDLHEDRSTIGGEKTEELSDVVVVPKKAPIGRLLKLSVPEAPVLLLGSVAASVHGVVFPLFGLLMSGIIKSFFEPPDKLREDSSFWALIAVALGVTCLVVVPAQYFLFAVAGGKLIERIRALSFQSIVRQEISWFDNASNSSGALGTRLSVDALNVRRLAGDNLALIMQSIATLVTGFAIAFAADWRLALIITCVIPLVGAQGYAQVKFLKGFSEDAKEMYEDASQVATDAVGSIRTVASFCAEKRVVAAYSDKCEALRKQGIRSGVVGGLGYGFSFLMLFFTYGLCFYVGAQFVRQGKTTFPDVFKVFFALVLAAIGVSQASALASDATKARDSAISIFSVLDRESKIDSSSGDGMTLEVVSGNIDFSNVSFKYPLRPDVQIFSDFTLRIPSGKTVALVGESGSGKSTIIALLERFYDPDSGRISLDGVEIKSLRVSWLRDQMGLVGQEPVLFNDTIRANITYGKHGGATEEEVVAVAKAANAHEFISGLPQGYDTMVGEKGIQLSGGQKQRVAIARAIVKDPRILLLDEATSALDAESERVVQDALDRVMVSRTTLVVAHRLSTIKGADVIAVLREGKIVERGRHEALMRISGGAYASLVELRSKTE; from the exons ATGTCCAGCGATACCCTCGTGATTCAGGATGCTCTTGGCGAGAAG GCGGGAAAGCTTATACAGCTCTCGTCGACCTTTTTCAGTGGTTTTATAATAGCGTTCACAAGAGGCTGGCTCCTCACCCTCGTCATGCTAACATCGCTACCGCTAATCGCAGTCGCCGGCATAGTTTCTTCTCACTTCCTAACAAACATTTCTAGCAAGAAGCTGGCATCTTACGGAGATGCTGGGGACACCGTTGAACAGACCATCGGAGCTATAAGAACG GTAGTTTCCTTTAACGGAGAGAACAAGGCCATTGCAGCGTACAAGAGCTTGATAAAGAAGGCCTACAGGACTGACGTTTTGGAAGGCCTGATCAACGGTTTCGGCATGGGATCTGTCTTCTGCATCCTGTTCTCTAGCTATGGCCTAGCGTTCTGGTACGGCGGGAAGCTAGTCGTTGACAAAGGATACACTGGTGGGAAGATCATCACGGTTCTGTTCGCTGTGTTGACTGGTGCAAT GTCTTTAGGCGGCGCAACGCCCTCCGTGTCTTCAATCGCTCAGGGTCAATCTGCGGCGTACAGACTGTTCGAAACGATTGGGAGGAAGCCGGAGATAGATTCGGGTGACACCAGCGGTGTGGTTTTAGAAGACATCAAGGGTGACGTTGAGCTGAAAGACGTTCGCTTTCGCTACCCTGCGAGGCCGGAGCAGCTGATACTAGACGGGTTGACGTTGCGAGTAGGCAGTGGGACAACAATGGCCATGGtcggagagagtgggagtggcaaGTCGACCGTCATCAGCCTTGTTGAGCGGTTCTACGATCCACATGGTGGTGAGGTTCTGATAGATGGCGTCAACATCAAGAACCTAAGGCTTAGTTGGATCAGAGAGAAGATCAGCCTGGTCAGTCAGGAACCACTGCTCTTCATGACCTCCATTAAAGACAACATAATGTATGGTAAGGGAGACGCGACAGTAGAAGAGGTCAGGAGGGCAGCCGAGCTTGCAAACGCAGCGAACTTCATCGACAAGTTGCCGGAT GGCTATGATACTATGGTTGGGCAGCGTGGCACGCAGCTCTCTGGAGGACAGAAGCAAAGGATCGCGATTGCAAGAGCCATCCTTAAAGACCCCAAGATACTCCTGCTCGACGAAGCGACGAGCGCGTTGGACGTGGAGTCTGAGCGGGTAGTTCAGGAGGCGCTGAACAGGATAATGGTGGAAAGGACCACGCTTGTCGTTGCCCATCGCCTGAGCACCGTAAGGAACGTTGACTGCATCACAGTACTCCGTCAAGGGAAAATAGTTGAACAAG GCCCTCACGACGTATTGGTGAAGGATCCCAACGGGGCATACTCTCAGCTCATCAGGCTACAAGAAACGCGTGCTGACGAAAGGCGCAAGACAGCAGACTCTGGGTCTGGGGTCCCAGATCACTCCAGATCAAAGAGCACCAGCCTGTCGCAGTCGCTCGCCAGGCGGTCACTACTGAACAAAGACTCCTTcggtagcagcagcagcaacagataCTCCTTCAAGAACCCCCTAGGATTAGCGGTCGATTTACACGAGGACAGGAGTACCATAGGCGGGGAGAAAACGGAGGAGCTCTCCGACGTTGTGGTGGTACCAAAGAAAGCACCCATCGGACGGCTCTTGAAGCTCAGCGTGCCAGAAGCGCCGGTCCTTCTGCTAGGCTCCGTGGCAGCGTCGGTGCATGGCGTCGTCTTCCCGCTGTTTGGTTTGCTCATGTCGGGCATCATAAAATCGTTTTTCGAGCCGCCGGATAAGCTGCGAGAGGACAGCAGCTTCTGGGCGCTGATAGCCGTCGCTCTGGGCGTCACGTGCTTGGTCGTGGTCCCAGCGCAGTACTTCCTGTTCGCGGTCGCCGGGGGCAAGCTGATCGAGCGCATCCGTGCCCTGTCGTTCCAGAGCATCGTGCGCCAGGAGATCTCTTGGTTCGACAACGCCTCCAATTCCAG TGGAGCGCTTGGTACGAGGCTCTCGGTCGACGCGCTAAACGTCCGGCGCCTAGCAGGAGACAACCTGGCCCTTATAATGCAGTCCATAGCTACACTGGTAACTGGGTTTGCCATAGCTTTCGCGGCAGACTGGAGACTTGCCCTGATCATCACGTGCGTGATTCCTCTGGTGGGTGCGCAGGGTTACGCCCAGGTGAAGTTCTTGAAGGGATTCAGCGAAGATGCTAAG GAGATGTACGAGGATGCAAGCCAAGTGGCGACTGATGCTGTCGGCAGTATCAGAACCGTGGCGTCGTTCTGCGCAGAGAAAAGAGTGGTCGCAGCGTACAGCGACAAGTGTGAGGCTCTGAGGAAGCAGGGCATCCGAAGCGGAGTCGTCGGAGGGCTTGGTTACGGCTTCTCGTTCTTGATGTTGTTCTTCACGTATGGCCTTTGCTTCTACGTCGGTGCGCAGTTTGTGCGCCAGGGGAAAACTACCTTTCCAGATGTTTTCAAG GTTTTCTTCGCGTTAGTTCTGGCAGCTATTGGAGTCTCGCAAGCGAGTGCGCTGGCTTCTGATGCGACCAAAGCAAGGGACTCTGCTATTTCCATCTTCAGCGTTCTGGACAGGGAGTCCAAAATTGACTCGAGCAGCGGCGACGGGATGACGCTGGAGGTTGTCAGTGGCAACATCGATTTCAGCAACGTCAGCTTCAAGTACCCACTGCGTCCTGACGTCCAGATATTCAGCGACTTCACCTTGCGCATTCCATCTGGAAAG ACAGTGGCGCTTGTCGGAGAGAGTGGCAGCGGCAAGTCGACGATAATCGCTTTGCTGGAGCGTTTCTACGACCCAGATTCCGGTAGAATATCCCTGGACGGCGTTGAGATCAAGAGCCTAAGAGTGAGCTGGCTAAGGGACCAGATGGGGCTGGTAGGGCAGGAGCCGGTGCTGTTCAACGACACGATCCGCGCCAACATAACGTACGGGAAGCACGGCGGCGCCACAGAGGAAGAGGTGGTGGCGGTAGCCAAGGCGGCCAACGCGCACGAGTTCATATCGGGCCTGCCCCAAGGGTACGACACCATGGTGGGCGAGAAAGGGATCCAGCTGTCCGGCGGGCAGAAACAGCGGGTGGCGATCGCCAGGGCCATAGTGAAGGACCCGAGGATACTGCTCCTCGACGAGGCGACCAGCGCCCTCGACGCCGAGTCGGAGCGCGTCGTCCAGGACGCGCTGGACCGCGTCATGGTCAGCCGGACCACCCTCGTGGTGGCGCACCGCCTCTCCACGATCAAGGGGGCCGACGTGATTGCTGTGCTCAGGGAAGGCAAGATTGTGGAGAGAGGAAGGCATGAAGCCCTCATGCGCATCAGCGGCGGAGCCTATGCTTCCCTTGTTGAGCTCCGCTCCAAGACTGAATAG
- the LOC103636202 gene encoding ABC transporter B family member 4 isoform X2 — protein sequence MDATASRAGGGDLNGKENEEDKKGAAPAKKVSLLGMFRYADRLDLLLIAVGTVGALTNGVADPLMTVLFGNAIDSFGDSTSQDIVRSVRKVVMNFVYLGIGTAVVSFLQVSCWTTAGERQSARIRSLYLNAVLRQDIAYFDTELTTGQAVSRMSSDTLVIQDALGEKAGKLIQLSSTFFSGFIIAFTRGWLLTLVMLTSLPLIAVAGIVSSHFLTNISSKKLASYGDAGDTVEQTIGAIRTVVSFNGENKAIAAYKSLIKKAYRTDVLEGLINGFGMGSVFCILFSSYGLAFWYGGKLVVDKGYTGGKIITVLFAVLTGAMSLGGATPSVSSIAQGQSAAYRLFETIGRKPEIDSGDTSGVVLEDIKGDVELKDVRFRYPARPEQLILDGLTLRVGSGTTMAMVGESGSGKSTVISLVERFYDPHGGEVLIDGVNIKNLRLSWIREKISLVSQEPLLFMTSIKDNIMYGKGDATVEEVRRAAELANAANFIDKLPDGYDTMVGQRGTQLSGGQKQRIAIARAILKDPKILLLDEATSALDVESERVVQEALNRIMVERTTLVVAHRLSTVRNVDCITVLRQGKIVEQGPHDVLVKDPNGAYSQLIRLQETRADERRKTADSGSGVPDHSRSKSTSLSQSLARRSLLNKDSFGSSSSNRYSFKNPLGLAVDLHEDRSTIGGEKTEELSDVVVVPKKAPIGRLLKLSVPEAPVLLLGSVAASVHGVVFPLFGLLMSGIIKSFFEPPDKLREDSSFWALIAVALGVTCLVVVPAQYFLFAVAGGKLIERIRALSFQSIVRQEISWFDNASNSSGALGTRLSVDALNVRRLAGDNLALIMQSIATLGYAQVKFLKGFSEDAKEMYEDASQVATDAVGSIRTVASFCAEKRVVAAYSDKCEALRKQGIRSGVVGGLGYGFSFLMLFFTYGLCFYVGAQFVRQGKTTFPDVFKVFFALVLAAIGVSQASALASDATKARDSAISIFSVLDRESKIDSSSGDGMTLEVVSGNIDFSNVSFKYPLRPDVQIFSDFTLRIPSGKTVALVGESGSGKSTIIALLERFYDPDSGRISLDGVEIKSLRVSWLRDQMGLVGQEPVLFNDTIRANITYGKHGGATEEEVVAVAKAANAHEFISGLPQGYDTMVGEKGIQLSGGQKQRVAIARAIVKDPRILLLDEATSALDAESERVVQDALDRVMVSRTTLVVAHRLSTIKGADVIAVLREGKIVERGRHEALMRISGGAYASLVELRSKTE from the exons ATGGACGCGACGGCTAGCAGAGCCGGCGGCGGCGACCTGAACGGCAAAGAAAATGAGGAGGACAAGAAGGGCGCAGCGCCGGCCAAGAAGGTGTCGCTGCTCGGCATGTTCAGGTACGCCGACCGCCTGGACCTGCTGCTCATAGCGGTGGGCACGGTGGGGGCCCTGACCAACGGCGTGGCGGACCCCCTCATGACCGTCCTCTTCGGCAACGCCATCGACTCCTTCGGCGACAGCACCTCGCAGGACATCGTCCGCAGCGTGAGAAAG GTCGTTATGAATTTCGTATACTTGGGCATCGGAACGGCTGTTGTCTCATTTCTTC AGGTGTCGTGTTGGACGACGGCAGGAGAACGGCAGTCGGCTCGTATCCGTTCTTTGTACCTTAACGCGGTCTTGAGGCAAGACATTGCCTACTTCGACACAGAGTTGACAACAGGCCAAGCGGTTTCCAGGATGTCCAGCGATACCCTCGTGATTCAGGATGCTCTTGGCGAGAAG GCGGGAAAGCTTATACAGCTCTCGTCGACCTTTTTCAGTGGTTTTATAATAGCGTTCACAAGAGGCTGGCTCCTCACCCTCGTCATGCTAACATCGCTACCGCTAATCGCAGTCGCCGGCATAGTTTCTTCTCACTTCCTAACAAACATTTCTAGCAAGAAGCTGGCATCTTACGGAGATGCTGGGGACACCGTTGAACAGACCATCGGAGCTATAAGAACG GTAGTTTCCTTTAACGGAGAGAACAAGGCCATTGCAGCGTACAAGAGCTTGATAAAGAAGGCCTACAGGACTGACGTTTTGGAAGGCCTGATCAACGGTTTCGGCATGGGATCTGTCTTCTGCATCCTGTTCTCTAGCTATGGCCTAGCGTTCTGGTACGGCGGGAAGCTAGTCGTTGACAAAGGATACACTGGTGGGAAGATCATCACGGTTCTGTTCGCTGTGTTGACTGGTGCAAT GTCTTTAGGCGGCGCAACGCCCTCCGTGTCTTCAATCGCTCAGGGTCAATCTGCGGCGTACAGACTGTTCGAAACGATTGGGAGGAAGCCGGAGATAGATTCGGGTGACACCAGCGGTGTGGTTTTAGAAGACATCAAGGGTGACGTTGAGCTGAAAGACGTTCGCTTTCGCTACCCTGCGAGGCCGGAGCAGCTGATACTAGACGGGTTGACGTTGCGAGTAGGCAGTGGGACAACAATGGCCATGGtcggagagagtgggagtggcaaGTCGACCGTCATCAGCCTTGTTGAGCGGTTCTACGATCCACATGGTGGTGAGGTTCTGATAGATGGCGTCAACATCAAGAACCTAAGGCTTAGTTGGATCAGAGAGAAGATCAGCCTGGTCAGTCAGGAACCACTGCTCTTCATGACCTCCATTAAAGACAACATAATGTATGGTAAGGGAGACGCGACAGTAGAAGAGGTCAGGAGGGCAGCCGAGCTTGCAAACGCAGCGAACTTCATCGACAAGTTGCCGGAT GGCTATGATACTATGGTTGGGCAGCGTGGCACGCAGCTCTCTGGAGGACAGAAGCAAAGGATCGCGATTGCAAGAGCCATCCTTAAAGACCCCAAGATACTCCTGCTCGACGAAGCGACGAGCGCGTTGGACGTGGAGTCTGAGCGGGTAGTTCAGGAGGCGCTGAACAGGATAATGGTGGAAAGGACCACGCTTGTCGTTGCCCATCGCCTGAGCACCGTAAGGAACGTTGACTGCATCACAGTACTCCGTCAAGGGAAAATAGTTGAACAAG GCCCTCACGACGTATTGGTGAAGGATCCCAACGGGGCATACTCTCAGCTCATCAGGCTACAAGAAACGCGTGCTGACGAAAGGCGCAAGACAGCAGACTCTGGGTCTGGGGTCCCAGATCACTCCAGATCAAAGAGCACCAGCCTGTCGCAGTCGCTCGCCAGGCGGTCACTACTGAACAAAGACTCCTTcggtagcagcagcagcaacagataCTCCTTCAAGAACCCCCTAGGATTAGCGGTCGATTTACACGAGGACAGGAGTACCATAGGCGGGGAGAAAACGGAGGAGCTCTCCGACGTTGTGGTGGTACCAAAGAAAGCACCCATCGGACGGCTCTTGAAGCTCAGCGTGCCAGAAGCGCCGGTCCTTCTGCTAGGCTCCGTGGCAGCGTCGGTGCATGGCGTCGTCTTCCCGCTGTTTGGTTTGCTCATGTCGGGCATCATAAAATCGTTTTTCGAGCCGCCGGATAAGCTGCGAGAGGACAGCAGCTTCTGGGCGCTGATAGCCGTCGCTCTGGGCGTCACGTGCTTGGTCGTGGTCCCAGCGCAGTACTTCCTGTTCGCGGTCGCCGGGGGCAAGCTGATCGAGCGCATCCGTGCCCTGTCGTTCCAGAGCATCGTGCGCCAGGAGATCTCTTGGTTCGACAACGCCTCCAATTCCAG TGGAGCGCTTGGTACGAGGCTCTCGGTCGACGCGCTAAACGTCCGGCGCCTAGCAGGAGACAACCTGGCCCTTATAATGCAGTCCATAGCTACACTG GGTTACGCCCAGGTGAAGTTCTTGAAGGGATTCAGCGAAGATGCTAAG GAGATGTACGAGGATGCAAGCCAAGTGGCGACTGATGCTGTCGGCAGTATCAGAACCGTGGCGTCGTTCTGCGCAGAGAAAAGAGTGGTCGCAGCGTACAGCGACAAGTGTGAGGCTCTGAGGAAGCAGGGCATCCGAAGCGGAGTCGTCGGAGGGCTTGGTTACGGCTTCTCGTTCTTGATGTTGTTCTTCACGTATGGCCTTTGCTTCTACGTCGGTGCGCAGTTTGTGCGCCAGGGGAAAACTACCTTTCCAGATGTTTTCAAG GTTTTCTTCGCGTTAGTTCTGGCAGCTATTGGAGTCTCGCAAGCGAGTGCGCTGGCTTCTGATGCGACCAAAGCAAGGGACTCTGCTATTTCCATCTTCAGCGTTCTGGACAGGGAGTCCAAAATTGACTCGAGCAGCGGCGACGGGATGACGCTGGAGGTTGTCAGTGGCAACATCGATTTCAGCAACGTCAGCTTCAAGTACCCACTGCGTCCTGACGTCCAGATATTCAGCGACTTCACCTTGCGCATTCCATCTGGAAAG ACAGTGGCGCTTGTCGGAGAGAGTGGCAGCGGCAAGTCGACGATAATCGCTTTGCTGGAGCGTTTCTACGACCCAGATTCCGGTAGAATATCCCTGGACGGCGTTGAGATCAAGAGCCTAAGAGTGAGCTGGCTAAGGGACCAGATGGGGCTGGTAGGGCAGGAGCCGGTGCTGTTCAACGACACGATCCGCGCCAACATAACGTACGGGAAGCACGGCGGCGCCACAGAGGAAGAGGTGGTGGCGGTAGCCAAGGCGGCCAACGCGCACGAGTTCATATCGGGCCTGCCCCAAGGGTACGACACCATGGTGGGCGAGAAAGGGATCCAGCTGTCCGGCGGGCAGAAACAGCGGGTGGCGATCGCCAGGGCCATAGTGAAGGACCCGAGGATACTGCTCCTCGACGAGGCGACCAGCGCCCTCGACGCCGAGTCGGAGCGCGTCGTCCAGGACGCGCTGGACCGCGTCATGGTCAGCCGGACCACCCTCGTGGTGGCGCACCGCCTCTCCACGATCAAGGGGGCCGACGTGATTGCTGTGCTCAGGGAAGGCAAGATTGTGGAGAGAGGAAGGCATGAAGCCCTCATGCGCATCAGCGGCGGAGCCTATGCTTCCCTTGTTGAGCTCCGCTCCAAGACTGAATAG
- the LOC103636202 gene encoding ABC transporter B family member 11 isoform X1: protein MDATASRAGGGDLNGKENEEDKKGAAPAKKVSLLGMFRYADRLDLLLIAVGTVGALTNGVADPLMTVLFGNAIDSFGDSTSQDIVRSVRKVVMNFVYLGIGTAVVSFLQVSCWTTAGERQSARIRSLYLNAVLRQDIAYFDTELTTGQAVSRMSSDTLVIQDALGEKAGKLIQLSSTFFSGFIIAFTRGWLLTLVMLTSLPLIAVAGIVSSHFLTNISSKKLASYGDAGDTVEQTIGAIRTVVSFNGENKAIAAYKSLIKKAYRTDVLEGLINGFGMGSVFCILFSSYGLAFWYGGKLVVDKGYTGGKIITVLFAVLTGAMSLGGATPSVSSIAQGQSAAYRLFETIGRKPEIDSGDTSGVVLEDIKGDVELKDVRFRYPARPEQLILDGLTLRVGSGTTMAMVGESGSGKSTVISLVERFYDPHGGEVLIDGVNIKNLRLSWIREKISLVSQEPLLFMTSIKDNIMYGKGDATVEEVRRAAELANAANFIDKLPDGYDTMVGQRGTQLSGGQKQRIAIARAILKDPKILLLDEATSALDVESERVVQEALNRIMVERTTLVVAHRLSTVRNVDCITVLRQGKIVEQGPHDVLVKDPNGAYSQLIRLQETRADERRKTADSGSGVPDHSRSKSTSLSQSLARRSLLNKDSFGSSSSNRYSFKNPLGLAVDLHEDRSTIGGEKTEELSDVVVVPKKAPIGRLLKLSVPEAPVLLLGSVAASVHGVVFPLFGLLMSGIIKSFFEPPDKLREDSSFWALIAVALGVTCLVVVPAQYFLFAVAGGKLIERIRALSFQSIVRQEISWFDNASNSSGALGTRLSVDALNVRRLAGDNLALIMQSIATLVTGFAIAFAADWRLALIITCVIPLVGAQGYAQVKFLKGFSEDAKEMYEDASQVATDAVGSIRTVASFCAEKRVVAAYSDKCEALRKQGIRSGVVGGLGYGFSFLMLFFTYGLCFYVGAQFVRQGKTTFPDVFKVFFALVLAAIGVSQASALASDATKARDSAISIFSVLDRESKIDSSSGDGMTLEVVSGNIDFSNVSFKYPLRPDVQIFSDFTLRIPSGKTVALVGESGSGKSTIIALLERFYDPDSGRISLDGVEIKSLRVSWLRDQMGLVGQEPVLFNDTIRANITYGKHGGATEEEVVAVAKAANAHEFISGLPQGYDTMVGEKGIQLSGGQKQRVAIARAIVKDPRILLLDEATSALDAESERVVQDALDRVMVSRTTLVVAHRLSTIKGADVIAVLREGKIVERGRHEALMRISGGAYASLVELRSKTE, encoded by the exons ATGGACGCGACGGCTAGCAGAGCCGGCGGCGGCGACCTGAACGGCAAAGAAAATGAGGAGGACAAGAAGGGCGCAGCGCCGGCCAAGAAGGTGTCGCTGCTCGGCATGTTCAGGTACGCCGACCGCCTGGACCTGCTGCTCATAGCGGTGGGCACGGTGGGGGCCCTGACCAACGGCGTGGCGGACCCCCTCATGACCGTCCTCTTCGGCAACGCCATCGACTCCTTCGGCGACAGCACCTCGCAGGACATCGTCCGCAGCGTGAGAAAG GTCGTTATGAATTTCGTATACTTGGGCATCGGAACGGCTGTTGTCTCATTTCTTC AGGTGTCGTGTTGGACGACGGCAGGAGAACGGCAGTCGGCTCGTATCCGTTCTTTGTACCTTAACGCGGTCTTGAGGCAAGACATTGCCTACTTCGACACAGAGTTGACAACAGGCCAAGCGGTTTCCAGGATGTCCAGCGATACCCTCGTGATTCAGGATGCTCTTGGCGAGAAG GCGGGAAAGCTTATACAGCTCTCGTCGACCTTTTTCAGTGGTTTTATAATAGCGTTCACAAGAGGCTGGCTCCTCACCCTCGTCATGCTAACATCGCTACCGCTAATCGCAGTCGCCGGCATAGTTTCTTCTCACTTCCTAACAAACATTTCTAGCAAGAAGCTGGCATCTTACGGAGATGCTGGGGACACCGTTGAACAGACCATCGGAGCTATAAGAACG GTAGTTTCCTTTAACGGAGAGAACAAGGCCATTGCAGCGTACAAGAGCTTGATAAAGAAGGCCTACAGGACTGACGTTTTGGAAGGCCTGATCAACGGTTTCGGCATGGGATCTGTCTTCTGCATCCTGTTCTCTAGCTATGGCCTAGCGTTCTGGTACGGCGGGAAGCTAGTCGTTGACAAAGGATACACTGGTGGGAAGATCATCACGGTTCTGTTCGCTGTGTTGACTGGTGCAAT GTCTTTAGGCGGCGCAACGCCCTCCGTGTCTTCAATCGCTCAGGGTCAATCTGCGGCGTACAGACTGTTCGAAACGATTGGGAGGAAGCCGGAGATAGATTCGGGTGACACCAGCGGTGTGGTTTTAGAAGACATCAAGGGTGACGTTGAGCTGAAAGACGTTCGCTTTCGCTACCCTGCGAGGCCGGAGCAGCTGATACTAGACGGGTTGACGTTGCGAGTAGGCAGTGGGACAACAATGGCCATGGtcggagagagtgggagtggcaaGTCGACCGTCATCAGCCTTGTTGAGCGGTTCTACGATCCACATGGTGGTGAGGTTCTGATAGATGGCGTCAACATCAAGAACCTAAGGCTTAGTTGGATCAGAGAGAAGATCAGCCTGGTCAGTCAGGAACCACTGCTCTTCATGACCTCCATTAAAGACAACATAATGTATGGTAAGGGAGACGCGACAGTAGAAGAGGTCAGGAGGGCAGCCGAGCTTGCAAACGCAGCGAACTTCATCGACAAGTTGCCGGAT GGCTATGATACTATGGTTGGGCAGCGTGGCACGCAGCTCTCTGGAGGACAGAAGCAAAGGATCGCGATTGCAAGAGCCATCCTTAAAGACCCCAAGATACTCCTGCTCGACGAAGCGACGAGCGCGTTGGACGTGGAGTCTGAGCGGGTAGTTCAGGAGGCGCTGAACAGGATAATGGTGGAAAGGACCACGCTTGTCGTTGCCCATCGCCTGAGCACCGTAAGGAACGTTGACTGCATCACAGTACTCCGTCAAGGGAAAATAGTTGAACAAG GCCCTCACGACGTATTGGTGAAGGATCCCAACGGGGCATACTCTCAGCTCATCAGGCTACAAGAAACGCGTGCTGACGAAAGGCGCAAGACAGCAGACTCTGGGTCTGGGGTCCCAGATCACTCCAGATCAAAGAGCACCAGCCTGTCGCAGTCGCTCGCCAGGCGGTCACTACTGAACAAAGACTCCTTcggtagcagcagcagcaacagataCTCCTTCAAGAACCCCCTAGGATTAGCGGTCGATTTACACGAGGACAGGAGTACCATAGGCGGGGAGAAAACGGAGGAGCTCTCCGACGTTGTGGTGGTACCAAAGAAAGCACCCATCGGACGGCTCTTGAAGCTCAGCGTGCCAGAAGCGCCGGTCCTTCTGCTAGGCTCCGTGGCAGCGTCGGTGCATGGCGTCGTCTTCCCGCTGTTTGGTTTGCTCATGTCGGGCATCATAAAATCGTTTTTCGAGCCGCCGGATAAGCTGCGAGAGGACAGCAGCTTCTGGGCGCTGATAGCCGTCGCTCTGGGCGTCACGTGCTTGGTCGTGGTCCCAGCGCAGTACTTCCTGTTCGCGGTCGCCGGGGGCAAGCTGATCGAGCGCATCCGTGCCCTGTCGTTCCAGAGCATCGTGCGCCAGGAGATCTCTTGGTTCGACAACGCCTCCAATTCCAG TGGAGCGCTTGGTACGAGGCTCTCGGTCGACGCGCTAAACGTCCGGCGCCTAGCAGGAGACAACCTGGCCCTTATAATGCAGTCCATAGCTACACTGGTAACTGGGTTTGCCATAGCTTTCGCGGCAGACTGGAGACTTGCCCTGATCATCACGTGCGTGATTCCTCTGGTGGGTGCGCAGGGTTACGCCCAGGTGAAGTTCTTGAAGGGATTCAGCGAAGATGCTAAG GAGATGTACGAGGATGCAAGCCAAGTGGCGACTGATGCTGTCGGCAGTATCAGAACCGTGGCGTCGTTCTGCGCAGAGAAAAGAGTGGTCGCAGCGTACAGCGACAAGTGTGAGGCTCTGAGGAAGCAGGGCATCCGAAGCGGAGTCGTCGGAGGGCTTGGTTACGGCTTCTCGTTCTTGATGTTGTTCTTCACGTATGGCCTTTGCTTCTACGTCGGTGCGCAGTTTGTGCGCCAGGGGAAAACTACCTTTCCAGATGTTTTCAAG GTTTTCTTCGCGTTAGTTCTGGCAGCTATTGGAGTCTCGCAAGCGAGTGCGCTGGCTTCTGATGCGACCAAAGCAAGGGACTCTGCTATTTCCATCTTCAGCGTTCTGGACAGGGAGTCCAAAATTGACTCGAGCAGCGGCGACGGGATGACGCTGGAGGTTGTCAGTGGCAACATCGATTTCAGCAACGTCAGCTTCAAGTACCCACTGCGTCCTGACGTCCAGATATTCAGCGACTTCACCTTGCGCATTCCATCTGGAAAG ACAGTGGCGCTTGTCGGAGAGAGTGGCAGCGGCAAGTCGACGATAATCGCTTTGCTGGAGCGTTTCTACGACCCAGATTCCGGTAGAATATCCCTGGACGGCGTTGAGATCAAGAGCCTAAGAGTGAGCTGGCTAAGGGACCAGATGGGGCTGGTAGGGCAGGAGCCGGTGCTGTTCAACGACACGATCCGCGCCAACATAACGTACGGGAAGCACGGCGGCGCCACAGAGGAAGAGGTGGTGGCGGTAGCCAAGGCGGCCAACGCGCACGAGTTCATATCGGGCCTGCCCCAAGGGTACGACACCATGGTGGGCGAGAAAGGGATCCAGCTGTCCGGCGGGCAGAAACAGCGGGTGGCGATCGCCAGGGCCATAGTGAAGGACCCGAGGATACTGCTCCTCGACGAGGCGACCAGCGCCCTCGACGCCGAGTCGGAGCGCGTCGTCCAGGACGCGCTGGACCGCGTCATGGTCAGCCGGACCACCCTCGTGGTGGCGCACCGCCTCTCCACGATCAAGGGGGCCGACGTGATTGCTGTGCTCAGGGAAGGCAAGATTGTGGAGAGAGGAAGGCATGAAGCCCTCATGCGCATCAGCGGCGGAGCCTATGCTTCCCTTGTTGAGCTCCGCTCCAAGACTGAATAG